The genomic window GAAGAATTGGATGATGATTTTGAGAATCGGAAAATGGATCCGGAGAGAAAATGACGTACCTGTGGTTTTCGATATTTCtgatcagagagagagagatgagaaACGTGGGTGAGACACACTGGGTGAGGGGAATGGATCTAATGGACCAAAATAATTAACTAATCAAACAAAATTGGAAAtaatcatttcttttttttgtcaaaaaaataaaataattatttcgtTATTTTAAACTatacgatttgtcaattatatcCTTTGTCCATtattcttatctttttcaataattttttttagagtttaattgttgtgcaccgtcggtgtaattttttttacacatgcatccaataacacgttgccacatcatttaatgaatgtgatatatcatgtgtttttaattaccatacatgatgtgtcagtatattattggacgcatgtgcaaaataaatttacaccgacggtgcatataaattaaattcttttttttatatactagtGGCCAAACGGGCACGTTCCGTGCCCGTTTGTGTGATCCGCTTTTTCTATTGCgctaactttttattttttatttttatttttttcaatctaGTTTTTCTTCTAATATGCAATTACTTTATCAACCAATTTGTTCTATTTTCGTACTATTATTTCTCTCCATGTTTATACTCCATAGGAGTATCTATGAATtgaaataaagaaaaactaattaaaaaacaataagaaaaaaatacagattaataatgaaataatgaaatttaacatgataACTTAATTAAACTATATTGAACTTTTCGACTCATTAAAatgttgaagaaaattaaatttggATGAAGAAATTGAGCAAAAAAGTACCAAAAGAGATAATCAAAACAACCAATCTCAGTAAATAATATCACTCTATTTTGATATTGTAGCACAATCTTTCCAACCTTTTGAATAAAACCAAAAAGGCTAGGAGAGGAAGAGACATGAAacaaaatatgttattttttaatatccCCTCCAATAACAAACATATATGTAGTGCCACCATATCCGTATTCTCCTTGCACTAATCTgcacatcttccatatcaaattataaatgaaaaaaaaaaaatcatcagagaaagaaaaattaaaacaacactaataatatatatctaTTTAATGATTAATTAACTTCCAATATCATTTTcttatataacaattttttaacaatGAAATGGTAAGATTCGAATAATAAAAAGGATGTCAAATTTTTTAACTATTGAGTGAAAATACTTCGAATTTGAACACATCAAAAGTGAAGTATAGAATCTAACCTTTATGTATAAAAACACGATATTCTTTAATTATGTCACAATGGCAAAAGCAATTTAGTAACCATCAATAGTCATGGTGAAGAATATAGAGTTAAGTTATAATCTTTTCAACCTAAATAAGAcacatacaaataaaaattaaataaaacaataccgagttaacaaatattttaagaGTGATTCAccatattgaaaaaaaaagcattaggagaattaatatcattttttttccgGAAGGAGAATTAATATCATGAcatgcatatataatttatCATACCTTGGTATTATTTATTGGGCTATCAAAATGACGTgagatttaatttaagaaatcATTAGATGCCAAATAGTTCTTTCAAAATTGAGAATAATGGATATCCTACACCCTATTAAATGGAAAACAGAAGAAGCAATTTAACACTATTATGCTTCAAAGtcaattcaaatatttaaaatatagaagATGAAAAATTGAGACAACAAACCTTTAAAGGGTTCTCACATTTCCTTTTCTAGACCATCTCTCGGGTGGTAGTGTGAGATTAAGTTTCTTCACCATTGAACCCACAATTGACATAATTGCGCTTGCACTCTCTACCATCAACAACACATAAAAATCCAATTTGTTACCGAGCAAATTATAATCTATTAGTCACATGTTCacagtttaaattaaaaaaaccacTACAATTTTCATGCATGTGATATTTTTCAGACGTTAACTTATTTGTTTTCATCaaaagttttttatttcatttgtaCAAACACTACAACATGCATGGTTGAAAAGCAGTTAACACAtgttcatctttcttttttcaaaagaaaagttttttcaaaagaaaagacatgatgaaataaaaacaataaagaatACAAACAATTTCAATCCATACAATGTACATTATAAGTCGTATAATAGAATTTTGTTTACTCTAAACCGTTACATATATCGATATGATGCAATAACATTGCAATTCACCAAATGGAAATTAAATTTCAGCAAGACTCCAAAATTATGTTGATCTATGTAATCCAAATGCCTTGATTCCAGCCCTGTCAAATAATTGATAACAGAACATATGTGCCACGGAATTgaaaacacacaaaaacattataaaaaaaatgtaatatgtTTAACCAATttgttctatatattttgggttCTTAGattttcctttcttttgtttttgtgttttaatttaaaagagtagttatattttctttttgaaatgaTATAACTGATTTCAACTTCCAccctttaaatatatttttttttttgaaatttttgcaaTAAatgaagggtaaaattggaaagaaaataggctacaccaaaagaaatgttttccctttattaatgttatagatatatttgaaaaactaaagtttgttttttttttaaacaaagtttttttttttaaaaaaaaagtttgttctttttttaCGATAGAAAAGTTTGTTACGACaggaaattattatttttaaaatagtaacTAACAATGGATTGTTACGAGagaaacaataattttttttataacaataaatttatttgaaagagtGGAAAAATAGGAATTTAGTGGTTAATTGAGATGAGGGCATAATAAGAAGATAATGCGCAAAGATCCACTTTCTTAATTCGgtgttatcattctaactgGATACGTAtaaaaaaacggagggagtaacaaaTACTCCAATTCTCAAGTAAGGTAattgtgtaatttttatttttttctagtttttttttgttgataaacgAAATGAAAAAGtcattaaaaactcacacacaaagtGAAATGACCGGGATTCAAATCTTTGTCCTgacgtccgacactagcaatttcaacACATCTGTCAATTGAGTTAGGATTTGTGAACTATTTTTTTCTAGTTCTATGCTGggaaaaatcaaaatgaaaatgaaattggaTTTATGGCCATATGCCATTGCCAGGTGTGATGTGTCACGTTCCAAGATAGACATCTCACGGACATAGATTATGTGCTCTAATCATGTAGTAGTTCAATTTTAATCGGATAgttcaaatgttattttaaaattttatattagataaaaataaaaattataatatatcatGTTATAAGTTCATCGgttataaactagcttatcaattattttagtaataataatgaagaaaaaagtaggtaataatgataataattgaCAGTTGTTTGCTCTTTCACTTCAGTCTCTTCTAATTCTATTATACAGTATTTACTCGGAAGAATTTCATCATTAAGGAAAGTGAATTGATTTTCGGGAGCAACCCtttcattcttcattcattttaacttttaacttaaaaaacagaacaaaaccCTTTCTCATCGCTCACTCACTCTTCTCCTTCCCACTCAAATTAAGATCAAACAATTTTGAATTGTCGACTACATGCAACTTGACTACACTTAATCTAATTTTACATCTCACACACTGTatgaattcagtttttttttttacggtgaAATCAGAAAGGATGATTGTATTCCTCATTTCTACATGTAATAATTCAATTGACATATAAATGATTGTTAGTTTGAGGTTGAAtgattcatattttcaaaattcatatcTAAGTTGAATTTTGATCCGTTATTTCGATCAAATGCACATTGAATGATTGATTGTGTGATTGCGTGAAAataatgttgtgccaagtgtgaGGCGAGTTAAATCTCGTATTGCTTAGAATAGTGGAGGCTATgtattttataagtgagaaaaTCCATAAACTTAACGTCTTAAGGTTTTGGGGAAAAAGTGTGGTGCCCAACTCACTTATAGAGTTGTTTTGAGTCCAACGTTGGTGATCTTCGGCTGCCCCCTCATGACCCAACAAATAATAACCCCAGTGACACCTTAATTATACGTTTAagtttgtttttcttaattcttttctaaaaaaaaaaggataaatttATAGTTAGACTTTAGTAAAGTATGACATTTGAGCAAGGATGCTctcaaattttgaaaagaagCTGAGAAGTAAAGATGGTGTCTATGTATAGTGTGCATGATATTGAGTTTGATGCCGACATTAGACATtgaattgcttcaaaaaaagtTGATAATGGAAAGTTGTATCATTTTTAAGGAGGGTGTACATATGAACAAGGCAATCAATAACTCTAGGGTGTGTGAAGAGGGGAGTGAGAGTGAGTGACACAGGCGATGAAAATTGATTGTCGTATAATAGTACTTTGTTTTTAGAATATTGattgatgcaaaattgaatcCTATTATTTTATTCACTCTCTTTACTTCCCTCCTTTCAAAATCTTTTGATCTTACCCCTCTAAATGCTTAGAGGTATTAAGACTTTTATAAATTTTCGATCCTAAAGTGTTTTGACTCGGTTAAACTTTAAAGTAAtgcaattttaaattataatttagtacGGGTGTTGCAATTTTTTGTTAAACCGGcgaatttgttttttattgtaaaaatctTAACTTGTTTCATTCAATTTCATTCAATAGGatgatatataattaaatttttggtGACTAACGAAAACAATGCCGCTTTTACTAATATTGTATTTCGCCAAATGAGTAATATTGTTGGCTTTGTCTCCCAATAAAACTTATTCAAGTTTGGTAATGAACTTAAAGAAACTTTACACGCGAATAACATAGCGGTAAATTCCGTACGTAAATTTAGTTTACCTCTAATGCCATCAACCACTAGCTTGCAAGATAGTTTATTAGTTTTCTAACAACATTAGAAAATTCTAAATTTCGCAACCAAGaaataacaattttaagacCCCCTTCCACAAGAAGTAGAGGCGTGGAAtccattatttttcttttatttttaccatcagtttaatctagTTCGAGGGCCAATTATAACGTCAAGTTGTTTCATCGCCATCCAAATTATAGTTGTGGGAATCAAACTCTAGTCCTCTAAGTTACGAATGCATGCTTATTTTAAACTGTAAAgataatcattaaaaaaaattatcaaatattttttcttattcttaATCAACGTGTAATAATAATTGTAGCACTAGCGTAGAAGGAACAGTGATCAATATACGTACGACTCTTTCTAATTTCTAtcatgaaatgaaataaaatggaTATAAAGAAAgatgatttatatttatttatttatttgtcgatattttatttttggaccttttctttttccttttctacttGTCCCGTCACTCCAATTCAAGCCTCACATTTCTCTCTGATACAAATGACTGCCACAACAGCCACTATCCCCGTCCGGTCCGACCGTATCTCAGCCGGTTCACCATTCCCTAGACCACCACCGGTTCATCAACTCAGAAAACCGATCCTAACCGAACCTTGGCGTACTGCGCCTTTACAAAGACGGTGGAGGCACGCGTCAACGAGGAGAAGCGTAGTAGGTCCAGTTCACGCGAGTTCACGAGCTGATGACTCAGCACCGTTTGAGATGTCGGTAGAAAACGCGCTCAAGTTGTTAGGTGTATCAGAAGGTGCTTCCTTCGATGATATACTACGCGCCAAAAACTCTATTGTTGCTTCTTGTAAAGATGACCAAGAAACCATTTCTCAGGTCTACACTTTCCCTCAATTTCAATCTTGTTTATAACTAATCTAGTTAGTCTAATTAATTTCgttactattatatatgatGATATATGATTAATTACCTCATTAGTTGGTTTTGATTTCGGTTTTGGTGTTTATTAGTAGTAGATTAGATGGTTAATCTATATTATCTACATTCACTCTAGTGAGTGTGTTTTTTTAACGGCCAAtgttaattgttaatttgttagattaatatttttttcgtCTTCGCGAGGAGGTTTTGAACCTGAGATCTCCAACTCcttttaacccttagctcaaaccagttgagctacGCACTTACCCCGCTATAGCTAGTGTTTGATCAAGTGAAAAAACATTAAAGTAACTTTGTTTGCATTTATCTTTTACTTAAAAAAGAGATAAGGCGTGAAAAGAGTTTATAAGAAACTACACTCCTAACCTCACTTTATAAACTGGTTCTATAATGATAAATTATGTGTTTTGCTAAAAGATGGAAAATTAAATGGCgattttttagaattttgaaGATGTTAAAAcattgttttcattgttttgaaAATGCATTGTTATGACTTATGAAAGAGTTTACAAGGAGTGACACTCCTAACCTCACCTTACAAatattgttttcattatttACTACATCAGTTGTTAGTAATTTAAAATGCACGCAATTTCAGAAAATGGAAACTGAAAATGTTAATAGAAAGTAAACAAAACAGACCCTTATTtgtaaaccaaatacattatcTAAAACTAATGCCTTTTAATTTCTAAAACAGAACCTTGGCTTGGACCCTAATTTTCCCCCCCTCCACTGCGTGTATGTATTTTGTGGTCAATGATCAGACAAAAAGTccatttaatttggtttttgGCTTTGGATGGTCAAGCCAGAGATTTCAAGCTCTCTTTTTTTTCATTGTCTTTTAAGCCCACCGACCGGAATGAAATCAAACCGTATTCATGAGAAGAATATTTGGTCATTTGAAGACTCTTATGGACAAAAGTAAGACATACTCTGTATATTTGAGATTGTAATAATATGCAACtgcatatattataaaaaaaaactgatacaTGCTTGATTTTTTTGCCTATAGTCTTGAAATTCTTGCGCATACCCCTGATGTTCTTAGCGCATCCCATTTTCAGACTCTtgttaagtatttttttattttttataaattatgtatttttagtgttttaaaTATTAAGTCTATTCCCCTATTGATGGAATTTGTGCATGTTTTTAGGTAGAGGCTGCATATGATATGTTACTTATGCAGAGGCTAACCCAGCGGCGAGCAGGAAAAGTAGTGAACAGCAATGTTCGTTATGCTGATGTAAAGCGTGTTCAGTCCCAGGTTAATGGTTCAATGCCTCAATGGATGCAATCCACCATGAAGAATTCACCAGTTTCAATTGAGTCACCTTCCACCAGTGATTTGGGTTTACAAGCTGGAGTGTATGGTGCACTGATGGGTTTAACCTATATTAGTGGTTCTTCTATGCCCCCTGCAGGTTATGCCGGGGCCGATGTTCCGGGACTTATATTGGCTGGTAGCTTTGGAGCTTCCCTGTACTTTATGACAAAAAAGAATGTTAAGTTAGGTAAGGAGCTTTCTCGTGCATATTGATAATTTGAAGTTGTCCACTCACTTAATACGCGTTTGTCACAATTCAATGAAATTTCCGTTTCATGTATGGTAATATTCATATTGAATTGTATCTTTGAATCAAATTGATGAGTTTTGCCTTTGTTGATAGAAAAATACTAGCAACACGGTCTTTCCAACACACTTTCTCCTATTGGTTAAAGTTCAGGAGTCTCACCAAATTTATCTGGAATCAACATGAATATGTGAAGTCCATTTGAATCTCAACCAATAGGAGAGAGAGGGAttaaaaagagtgtgttgctagcactcttCTAGTTGACATTGTATATTTGAAGACAGATATGCATGTGAAAGCAATGAGTGGTATGAGTGAGCCtcaatttgttgttgttgccTCCTATTAAAGTGTGTAAATTATTGTGAGGTATCGCAATTCTATGTGCATAATGAGACACTGCATCATATAGAATACCATGTTTTTAGCCATTCATATTAGCATTTTATTATTGTGAGGTAACGCAATTCTATGTGCATAACACCAAACTTTGTCAGAACAATAAGGCCAGCCTATTAAATAgatttcatttctcatgtttcCCAGACTTCCGATATTCTGATACTGCTACTTTGTATATGACTGCTTGATTCTCTGAGATGAGGGTTTTATTTACTTATAATGAAGATTGTGTCGATGTAAAATGGCTTTGTTGTCAGAAAACTTGACCATCTTAACAAATGGTACTTCTACTTGTGGGTAGTTGAGATATTTTTCAAAACTTGTAAGAACATTTACCTCTTAATTAAACTCTGCTTAGTGTATGTTTTTgggtagaattgattttgcctcCAAAATTAATTCTAGTTTGAAATTAGAATTTGGAGTTTTTGCCTCTAGAATCGGTTTATAGCTTTGAATTTATTGTTCAACCCACTTTTATatgaatgtatccaaacatgAATAACTTtacattcaactcactttttgtCGCCGCAGAGCCAGACGCACACTTAATCCTTTTGAATTAgcataacatttttctttcagTTCACATTTTCCTCCTTTGAaattttgcttttctttttctgcAGGAAAGGCAACTGTTATTACTATAGGAGGGCTCATAGCTGGCGCTGTTGTAGGTTCAGTTGTAGAGAACTGGTTGCAGGTAGATATTGTCCCATTTCTAGGCATACACTCTCCTGCTGCTGTTGTTAGTGAAGTTATAATTTTCTCTCAATTCTTGGTTTCTCTGTACTTAAGGTAGACGGAAAAACATGGTGCTCtttatattaaaatgttaaatttgTAATTATTCATTTGCATGATCATGTCCAAGGTTGACAGGGAAGGCTACTGTCATATATAACCATATAGCTGCCTCTGTGGCAGTGTTTTCGGTATAGAATTGGTTGCAGTAGTAAATATCCCATTTTTGGGCAATATGCTTCCCTGTTGATGTTGTTAGTGAAATCATAATTATCGCTCCATGCTAGTTTTCACTGTACTTAAGGTAGACAGCAAAACATGTCAATCTTGTATCAAAAGCAAACATGGCAATCTTGTATCAAAAGCTGAAACTTGTAATTTTCCATTTACATGCAGCATGGTCTCACCACGAGCATTTTTAGGATGTAAAATTCATCGCATATTGTacaaaatattgaataaaatgcAGTTGTTTATCTGGGGAAATTAGAAAGAAGTATGCAATTTATATTGGATAGATGCAAATTTAAGTTCCAGGCCAATGAGCACGTTGCAATCCCAATAATCCAATCAATGACAATTGGCACAGGGGGTGGCcatggaccaaaaaaaaacgaagaaacaatttactaaaaaaaaagaagcaaaaattcACAAAATATTCAGCTTGAGGaaaatcatcatcatttttttcatcatcttcttttGTTACTCATTGGTGCCTCTCCTCTTTCTTTCGTCGCCGCCATTCTTTGATCATTTCAGCGGTGGTCCCGTCATCCTCCAATCACTCATGATAAAAGAACCAGATACCCCACCCACACTACTTAAGATATTGAGACAACATCAACTATTGGCGACAACAATGAGCACAATGAAATAGCAAAGTGAAGAATGTATACTAAGTAATAGTTGAGGGTGTAAATAAGGAAAATGTAGGGAAAATAGGTTAAGTGGAGAAGTTAGAAAGCAAAGtcatattttttaagaaatagaAAGAGGTAGGAAGAGAATCGTTTtgtataagaagaaaaaaaagaggtaGAGAGAAAAAAGAAGGTTTGAAGAGAAAAGTGAAGAAAAGCCAAAAGAGATTAGAAGatgattaatttaatatatttttatcaacccttcttttatatatactatatatatataggggttttctaacttagaccctagttaggtctaagttagcaaggtgcaccttttcaattggaccaaaatacccattcttttaatttttgaaagaatagagcaacaggggcatttctgtaattttacataaaaaaaaaaataacaacacgcgccccaccttcttaaacaattaatagacgtggatccagtgtcgcgcgcgtacggaaggaccatggttacagaccgttgatttccatcagacagccaagatgtgatctcattaagactgtctgatcaatcagacagcccagatcatcctgatctatcagatcatcctgtctgcgccacactagattataagctggagagagaaaattttgcttttgaaaaaggcagccacgtgtcagcatatgaatgggtctgcgtgatttttttcattttatactttaaactcgattatttcgtcgtaaattaattttttattttttataccaaaattcataatttttttttctctacaaatagagacttggttcgtttgatttggacaccgaaaaaaaaacgcaatttttcactactttaaactcgattatttcgtcgtaaattaattttttattttttattttttataccaaaattcataattttttttccctacaaatagagacttggttcgtttgatttggacaccgaaatccttctgaaaccatttatatggtagaatggtttcagagagttgtaatctgaaaccattttgctggtagaatggtttcagtaagttgattattagttatttgcttctgaaaccatttagcttgtagaatggttgcacatagttgtattctgaaaccattttactggtagaatggtttcagtgagtaatttattaattgtgtttgcttctgaaaccatttatctagTAGAATgatttcagagagttgtaatctgaaaccattttgctggtagaatggtttcagtaagttgattattagttatttgcttctgaaaccatttagcttgtagaatgattgcacatagttgtattctgaaaccatttatctggtaaaatggtttcagagagttgtaatctgaaaccattttgctggtagaatggtttcagtaagttgattattagctatttgcttctgaaaccatttagcttgtagaatggttgcacatagttgtattctgaaaccattttactggtagaatggtttcagtgagtaatttattaattgtgtttgcttctgaaaccatttatctggtacaatggtttcagagagttgtaatctgaaaccattttgctgatagaatggtttcagtaagttgattattagttatttgcttctgaaaccatttagcttgtagaatggtttcagagatttgtactctgaaaccattttcctggtagaatggtttcagtgagttgatgtaaggtagtgaaaaattgggtttttttttctgtgtccaaatcaaacgaaccaagtctctatttgtagagaaaaaaaaattatgaattttggtataaaaaataaaaaataaaaaattaatttacgacgaaataatcgagtttaaagtagtgaaaaattgcgtttttttttcggtgtccaaatcaaacgaaccaagtctctatttgtagagaaaaaaaaattatgaattttggtataaaaattaaaaaataaaaaattaatttacgacgaaataatcgagtttaaagtattaaatggaaaaaaattaacgcagccaatcatatgctgacacgtggccttaCCTTTTCAAAAAGTTTCTCTCTCCTCCCATCCTTccacccacgcgcgcctgtcggcgcgtgtggtgCACGCGCGTGAATTTTGTCCTATAAtcgcgtgacacgtgtcctggggggggaaaaagaagtggggggcgcgtgtaaaattgcagaaaattacagaaatgcccctgttgctctattctttcaaaaattaaaaaaatggatatttttgtccaactcaaaaggtgcaccttgctaacttagacccaactgggtctaagttagcagccccctatatatatatatatatatatatatatgggggctgctaatttagacccagttgggtctaaattagcaaggtgcaccttttgagttggacaaaaataccctttctttttataaaaaaaaaaaaaaacatattggcgctgatccagtgtcgcgcgcctaccgcaggaccaccgttacagaccgttgatttccatcagacggccaagagatgatctcatcatggctgtcggatcaatcagacagtctagATCATCCagctccatgataagccagcgcgtgcaccacactagatctgcgcctggagagagaaaattttattttaaaaaaagcaggacacgtgtcaactgctgggtggttggcgtgtttttttttcatttaatactttaaactcaattatttcgttgtaaattaattttttatttttttatttttataccaaaattcataatttttttttgtctacaaatagagacttggttcgtttgatttggacacaaaaaaaaaactcaatttttcactacctttaaaatggtttcagagtacaaatctctgaaaccattctacaagctaaatggtttcagaagcaaataactaataatcaacttactgaaaccattctatcagcaaaatggtttcagattacaactctctgaaaccattgtaccagataaatggtttcagaagcaaacacaattaataaattactcactgaaaccattctaccagtaaaatggtttcagaatacaactatgtgcaaccattctacaagctaaatggtttcagaagcaaatagctaataatcaacttactgaaaccattctaccagcaaaatggtttcagattacaactctctgaaaccattctaccagataaatggtttcagaatacaactatgtgcaatcattctacaagctaaatggtttcagaagcaaataactaataatcaacttactgaaaccattctaccagcaaaatggtttcagattacaactctctgaaaccattctactagataaatggtttcagaagcaaacacaattaataaattactcactgaaatcattctaccagtaaaatggtttcagaatacaactatgtgcaaccattctacaagctaaatggtttcagaagcaaataactaataatcaacttactgaaaccattctaccagcaaaatggtttcagattacaactctctgaaaccattctaccatataaatggtttcagaaggatttcggtgtccaaatcaaacgaaccaagtctctatttgtagggaaaaaaaaattatgaattttggtataaaaaataaaaaattaatttacgacgaaataatcgagtttaaagtataaaatgaaaaaaatcacgcagacccattcatatgctgacacgtggctgcctttttcaaaagcaaaattttctctctccagcttataatctagtgtggcgcagacaggatgatctgatagatcaggatgatctgggctgtctgattgatcagacagtcttaatgagatcacatcttg from Trifolium pratense cultivar HEN17-A07 linkage group LG1, ARS_RC_1.1, whole genome shotgun sequence includes these protein-coding regions:
- the LOC123884713 gene encoding protein CHAPERONE-LIKE PROTEIN OF POR1, chloroplastic, with amino-acid sequence MTATTATIPVRSDRISAGSPFPRPPPVHQLRKPILTEPWRTAPLQRRWRHASTRRSVVGPVHASSRADDSAPFEMSVENALKLLGVSEGASFDDILRAKNSIVASCKDDQETISQVEAAYDMLLMQRLTQRRAGKVVNSNVRYADVKRVQSQVNGSMPQWMQSTMKNSPVSIESPSTSDLGLQAGVYGALMGLTYISGSSMPPAGYAGADVPGLILAGSFGASLYFMTKKNVKLGKATVITIGGLIAGAVVGSVVENWLQVDIVPFLGIHSPAAVVSEVIIFSQFLVSLYLR